The Lonchura striata isolate bLonStr1 chromosome 5, bLonStr1.mat, whole genome shotgun sequence genome window below encodes:
- the PPARA gene encoding peroxisome proliferator-activated receptor alpha isoform X2 translates to MINVIATAKFRKKIVISANTVVFKSAFQLECHIMVAIRFGRMPRSEKAKLKAEILTGENYVEDSEMADLKSLAKRIHDAYLKNFNMNKVKARIILAGKANNNPPFVIHDMDTLCMAEKTLVAKLVANGIQNKEAEVRIFHCCQCTSVETVTELTEFAKSIPGFSSLDLNDQVTLLKYGVYEAIFAMLASVMNKDGMLVAYGNGFITREFLKSLRKPFCDIMEPKFDFAMKFNALDLDDSDISLFVAAIICCGDRPGLVNVGHIEKMQESIVHVLKLHLQNNHPDDTFLFPKLLQKMADLRQLVTEHAQLVQIIKKTESDAHLHPLLQEIYRDMY, encoded by the exons ATGATAAATGTGATCGCAACtgcaaaattcagaaaaaaaatcgtAATAAGTGCCAATACTGTCGTTTTCAAAAGTGCCTTTCAGTTGGAATGTCACATAATGGTAG CAATACGTTTCGGACGAATGCCAAGGTCTGAGAAGGCCAAGCTCAAAGCAGAAATTCTAACAGGTGAAAATTATGTAGAAGATTCAGAAATGGCAGATCTCAAATCACTTGCCAAAAGAATTCATGATGCCTACCTGAAAAACTTCAATATGAACAAGGTTAAAGCCAGAATCATCCTTGCGGGAAAAGCCAATAACAATCCA ccATTTGTTATACATGATATGGATACCTTATGTATGGCAGAGAAGACCTTGGTGGCAAAACTGGTAGCCAATGGGATCCAGAACAAGGAAGCAGAAGTTCGGATTTTCCACTGCTGCCAGTGTACATCTGTGGAGACTGTCACAGAACTCACGGAGTTTGCTAAATCCATCCCTGGCTTCTCCAGCCTGGACTTGAACGATCAGGTGACACTACTGAAGTACGGGGTGTACGAAGCCATATTTGCCATGTTGGCCTCTGTGATGAACAAGGACGGGATGCTGGTGGCTTATGGGAATGGCTTTATAACCCGGGAGTTCCTGAAAAGCCTGAGAAAGCCATTCTGTGATATAATGGAGCCAAAATTTGATTTTGCAATGAAATTCAATGCACTGGATTTGGATGATAGCGATATATCCCTTTTTGTTGCTGCCATTATTTGCTGTGGAG ATCGTCCTGGTCTTGTAAATGTAGGACACATTGAAAAAATGCAGGAGAGCATTGTGCATGTACTGAAACTTCACTTGCAAAACAACCATCCTGATGACACCTTCCTCTTCCCAAAACTTCTCCAAAAAATGGCTGACCTCCGACAGCTGGTCACAGAGCATGCTCAGCTTGTTCAGATAATCAAGAAGACTGAATCTGATGCACATTTACACCCTTTACTACAAGAAATCTACAGGGATATGTATTGA
- the PPARA gene encoding peroxisome proliferator-activated receptor alpha isoform X1, whose product MVDTENQLYPLTPLEEEDIDSPLSGEFLQDMENIQDLSQSLGDDSSGALSLTEFQSLGNGPGSDGSVITDTLSPASSPSSINFATAPGSIDESPSGALNIECRICGDKASGYHYGVHACEGCKGFFRRTIRLKLIYDKCDRNCKIQKKNRNKCQYCRFQKCLSVGMSHNAIRFGRMPRSEKAKLKAEILTGENYVEDSEMADLKSLAKRIHDAYLKNFNMNKVKARIILAGKANNNPPFVIHDMDTLCMAEKTLVAKLVANGIQNKEAEVRIFHCCQCTSVETVTELTEFAKSIPGFSSLDLNDQVTLLKYGVYEAIFAMLASVMNKDGMLVAYGNGFITREFLKSLRKPFCDIMEPKFDFAMKFNALDLDDSDISLFVAAIICCGDRPGLVNVGHIEKMQESIVHVLKLHLQNNHPDDTFLFPKLLQKMADLRQLVTEHAQLVQIIKKTESDAHLHPLLQEIYRDMY is encoded by the exons ATGGTGGACACTGAAAACCAGCTCTATCCCCTTACTCccttggaggaggaggataTAGACAGCCCTTTATCTGGAGAGTTCCTACAAGATATGGAGAACATTCAAGACCTGTCCCAGTCTCTAGGTGATGATAGTTCTGGAGCTTTAAGTTTAACAGAATTCCAATCACTGGGAAACGGTCCAGGATCTGATGGATCAGTTATAACAG acaCACTTTCACCAGCATCCAGTCCTTCATCCATTAATtttgccacagctccaggtAGCATAGATGAATCACCCAGTGGAGCATTAAACATTGAATGTAGAATTTGTGGGGATAAAGCCTCAGGCTACCATTACGGAGTGCATGCTTGTGAAGGTTGTAAG GGCTTTTTTAGAAGAACAATTCGTTTAAAACTCATCTATGATAAATGTGATCGCAACtgcaaaattcagaaaaaaaatcgtAATAAGTGCCAATACTGTCGTTTTCAAAAGTGCCTTTCAGTTGGAATGTCACATAATG CAATACGTTTCGGACGAATGCCAAGGTCTGAGAAGGCCAAGCTCAAAGCAGAAATTCTAACAGGTGAAAATTATGTAGAAGATTCAGAAATGGCAGATCTCAAATCACTTGCCAAAAGAATTCATGATGCCTACCTGAAAAACTTCAATATGAACAAGGTTAAAGCCAGAATCATCCTTGCGGGAAAAGCCAATAACAATCCA ccATTTGTTATACATGATATGGATACCTTATGTATGGCAGAGAAGACCTTGGTGGCAAAACTGGTAGCCAATGGGATCCAGAACAAGGAAGCAGAAGTTCGGATTTTCCACTGCTGCCAGTGTACATCTGTGGAGACTGTCACAGAACTCACGGAGTTTGCTAAATCCATCCCTGGCTTCTCCAGCCTGGACTTGAACGATCAGGTGACACTACTGAAGTACGGGGTGTACGAAGCCATATTTGCCATGTTGGCCTCTGTGATGAACAAGGACGGGATGCTGGTGGCTTATGGGAATGGCTTTATAACCCGGGAGTTCCTGAAAAGCCTGAGAAAGCCATTCTGTGATATAATGGAGCCAAAATTTGATTTTGCAATGAAATTCAATGCACTGGATTTGGATGATAGCGATATATCCCTTTTTGTTGCTGCCATTATTTGCTGTGGAG ATCGTCCTGGTCTTGTAAATGTAGGACACATTGAAAAAATGCAGGAGAGCATTGTGCATGTACTGAAACTTCACTTGCAAAACAACCATCCTGATGACACCTTCCTCTTCCCAAAACTTCTCCAAAAAATGGCTGACCTCCGACAGCTGGTCACAGAGCATGCTCAGCTTGTTCAGATAATCAAGAAGACTGAATCTGATGCACATTTACACCCTTTACTACAAGAAATCTACAGGGATATGTATTGA